Within Streptomyces antibioticus, the genomic segment CGGTGCCCGCACGGCGCGTTCTCTCCCGTGCGCCCCCTGCGTCCTGGCTGGTTGCGTACCTCTTTGTGCAAAGGCGTGTTCGCTGCGTAAAGGTAAGGCGTACGCTCGGGCATATGCGGATTGCGGTTTCCTCAGACGGCGGAGCGCGGAGCGGGCCGCGGACGGGAAGCGGAGGAGCGCGATGAACGAGGGCGGCACCCTTTCACTGCCCTGGCTCGTCATACGGCAGGACGACAACGGCAATCGCTACCGCGTGGGCCGGTACGCCACCCGGGCCGAGGCCCAGAAGATCGCCGACAGCCTCGACGCCCGCGGCCACAAGCAGCTCTACTGGGTCGAACGGATCAACCAGACCCAGGCCCACAGTCAGTCTCACGGTCAGACCCACACCCAGGCGCCCGCGCAGAACGGCGACGGCACCCGCAACTGACGCCCCCGGCCGTCCCGTAGGCTCCGGCGCATGACGGAACGGATCGTGG encodes:
- a CDS encoding SPOR domain-containing protein; amino-acid sequence: MNEGGTLSLPWLVIRQDDNGNRYRVGRYATRAEAQKIADSLDARGHKQLYWVERINQTQAHSQSHGQTHTQAPAQNGDGTRN